In Parus major isolate Abel chromosome 3, Parus_major1.1, whole genome shotgun sequence, the following are encoded in one genomic region:
- the GCLC gene encoding glutamate--cysteine ligase catalytic subunit isoform X6 yields MIEGTPGQPYGGTMSEFNTVQDNMRKRRQEAASVLKENEAVCTVTSFPSLDLIVLLHRLGCPGFTLPEYQPTPVEGGASKSLFFPDEAINKHPRFSTLTRNIRHRRGEKVVINVPLFKDKNTPSPFIETFPNDDGEAAKAAKPDYIYMDAMGFGMGNCCLQVTFQACSISEARYLYDQLATICPIVMALSAASPFYRGYVSDIDCRWGVISASVDDRTREERGLEPLKNSHYRISKSRYDSIDSYLSECGEKYNDIDLTIDKDIYEHLIKEGIDHLLAQHIAHLFIRDPLTLFEEKIHLDDANESDHFENIQSTNWQTMRFKPPPPNSDIGWRVEFRPMEVQLTDFENSAYVVFVVLLTRVILSYKLDFLIPLSKVDENMKVAQKRDAVRQGMFYFRKDICKGGNAVVDGCGSAQNGTGTDTEEYTLMSIDTIINGKEGVFPGLIPILNSYLENMEVDVDTRCTILNYLKLIKKRASGELMTVARWMREFIAQHPDYKQDSVITDEINYSLMWKCNQIAQGQAECPELLGVGFNKKQSGNKTDSL; encoded by the exons CTTGGATCTCATTGTTCTGTTACACAGGTTAGGGTGCCCTGGGTTTACACTGCCAGAATATCAGCCAACACCAGTAGAAGGAGGAGCTTCaaaatccctcttttttccAGATGAAGCCATCAATAAACATCCTAGATTTAG TACACTGACCAGAAATATTCGACACCGAAGAGGAGAGAAGGTTGTGATAAACGTACCAC TATTTAAGGATAAGAACACACCATCACCTTTCATTGAAACATTTCCTAACGATGATGGGGAAGCAGCAAAGGCAGCTAAGCCGGACTACATATATATGGATGCTATGGGTTTTGGAATGGGAAACTGTTGTCTCCAG GTAACATTTCAAGcttgcagcatttctgaagCAAGGTATCTCTATGATCAGCTAGCTACGATTTGTCCCATTGTG ATGGCGTTGAGTGCTGCATCTCCCTTCTACAGAGGCTACGTGTCTGACATTGACTGTCGCTGGGGAGTGATCTCAGCTTCCGTGGATGATCGAACGCGGGAGGAGAGAGGGCTAGAG CCACTGAAGAACAGCCATTATAGAATCAGTAAATCCAGATATGATTCCATAGACAGTTATCTATCTGAATGTGGTGAGAAATACAATGACATTGATTTGACAATAGACAAAGATATCTACGAGCACCTAATAAAGGAAG gtATTGACCACCTTTTGGCACAGCATATTGCACACTTGTTCATTCGAGACCCATTGACTTTGTTTGAGGAGAAAATACATCTAGATGATGCAAATGAATCCGACCATTTTGAG AATATTCAGTCTACAAACTGGCAGACGATGAGATTTAAGCCACCACCTCCAAATTCAGATATTGGATGGAGAGTGGAATTCAGACCTATGGAG GTCCAGTTAACAGACTTTGAAAACTCTGCATATGTTGTGTTTGTGGTATTGCTAACCAGAGTGATTCTGTCATATAAACTGGATTTTCTCATTCCTTTGTCCAAG GTGGATGAAAACATGAAGGTGGCCCAGAAAAGAGATGCCGTACGACAGGGAATGTTCTACTTCAGAAAAGATATATGCAAAG GTGGAAATGCTGTTGTGGATGGATGTGGCTCTGCACAGAATGGAACAGGCACCGACACAGAAGAGTACACCTTAATGAGCATTGATACAATTATCAATGGGAAG GAAGGAGTCTTTCCTGGTTTGATCCCAATTTTGAATTCCTATCTTGAAAACATGGAAGTGGATGTGGACACAAGATGCACCATCCTAAACTATCTGAAGCTAATTAAAAAGAGAGCTTCTG GAGAATTAATGACAGTTGCTCGATGGATGAGGGAATTCATTGCACAGCATCCGGACTACAAGCAAGACAGTGTGATAACTGATGAAATTAATTACAGCCTTATGTGGAAATGCAACCAAATCGCTCAAGGCCAGGCAGAGTGTCCTGAACTATTGGGGGTAGGATTTAATAAGAAACAAAGTGGAAACAAAACTGACTCTTTGTAA